The following proteins come from a genomic window of Mariniflexile sp. TRM1-10:
- a CDS encoding SusC/RagA family TonB-linked outer membrane protein, which yields MEKLKLLLLAFLIGFSSTSWSQNQVTGVVTDNQDVPIPGVNVVVKGTSTGSATDFDGKYQIKANPGDVLVFSYLGYQTTEVAFNGEPTLNVKLEEDAAKLDEVVVIGYGSVKKSDLTGSVASVGSKEIQRANKVDAISALQGQAAGVVIQRTDNKPGSGGFNIRIRGASTINRNETAEQGGFNPGQNPLFIVDGIFLDDISFLNPADIERMDVLKDASATAIYGSRGSNGVVIVETKRGKTGELKVNYSNYVGFKQAYHLPPMQDGPGYIEYLRDVVVGNEFAEQEGDLNYRRGDVNIADYLSDEELQNVADGVNTDWVDLTLQNGFQTNHTINVSGGTEKTKYAAGLAYTKDEGTLGGEVFDRYNIRGSLSSDLNKWLNLSVSNYITNALQNSASWEGFRSAYRLKPIGRPYNDDGSLRFFPTEKETQITNPLFEPTGETKETKYLQYIGDIALQIKPLEGLTFTTKFSPNVKYTRYGEYRALYSKSVTGTPANRRAQVNNFNYFSYTWDNILNYKFTKGIHAIDFTGVISRFSERSEGYYNQVRNFTTDSYSFYNLDAGLDIRDVSSDFIKQTLESYTGRLNYALMDKYLFTFTGRYDGASILAEGNKWAFFPSAAFAWKLIDEDFMQSQTTFSNAKVRLSYGKTGNNGQGGGLGPLRSQSLLASSATNIGDVAVPTLYVTDIANKNLKWEKTSEVNLGLDFGFLNNKINGSVDIYNRKNKDIIFEKPIPAVTGHGTIFENIGESTNKGIEIALNTVNIDKGDFKWTTNFTFASNKNTIDKLNGEDIPFNVGGTNFIHRVGEPIGAIYDYVFDGIWQLDEVAEADAYEQRPGQVRVKDLNNDGVINDDDKQVIGQATPKWTAGVTSTINYKNFDFTFFINTSQGNKLMSNFHSNNSFPYDNDPSRLFNGYDVDYWTPTNPINSWYQPGNGGQYQHVIKYKDISNTRVGFITLGYTLPSNILDKLKIEGLRIYTTVQNPFIITDYDGWDPDSAGRNSWGASYLSRTYMLGLNLNF from the coding sequence ATGGAGAAACTTAAACTTTTATTATTGGCCTTTTTAATAGGCTTTTCATCAACATCATGGTCACAAAACCAAGTAACAGGTGTTGTAACTGATAATCAAGACGTTCCTATACCTGGTGTTAATGTTGTTGTTAAAGGGACTTCAACTGGTAGTGCCACAGATTTTGATGGTAAATATCAAATTAAAGCAAACCCAGGTGATGTACTGGTGTTTTCTTATTTAGGTTACCAAACAACGGAGGTTGCTTTTAATGGGGAGCCTACATTAAATGTTAAATTGGAAGAAGATGCAGCCAAACTTGACGAAGTCGTGGTTATTGGTTATGGTTCTGTAAAGAAAAGTGATTTAACAGGTTCCGTTGCATCAGTTGGTTCTAAAGAGATTCAGAGAGCAAACAAAGTTGATGCGATTTCTGCATTACAAGGACAAGCTGCCGGGGTGGTGATCCAACGTACAGATAATAAGCCTGGCTCAGGAGGATTCAATATTCGTATACGTGGTGCTAGTACCATTAATAGAAATGAAACTGCAGAGCAAGGCGGTTTTAATCCAGGGCAAAATCCACTTTTTATAGTTGATGGTATCTTTTTAGATGATATTTCATTTTTGAACCCCGCGGATATTGAAAGAATGGATGTTCTAAAAGATGCTTCTGCTACCGCTATTTACGGTTCAAGAGGTAGTAATGGTGTGGTTATTGTTGAAACAAAACGTGGTAAAACAGGAGAACTTAAAGTTAATTATAGCAATTATGTAGGTTTTAAACAAGCGTATCATCTTCCACCTATGCAAGATGGACCAGGATATATAGAATACCTTAGGGATGTTGTAGTTGGTAATGAATTTGCTGAGCAAGAAGGGGATCTTAATTATAGGAGAGGAGATGTGAATATAGCAGATTATTTGAGTGATGAAGAATTACAAAATGTTGCCGATGGCGTAAACACAGATTGGGTAGATCTTACACTTCAAAACGGTTTTCAAACCAATCATACTATTAATGTAAGTGGAGGAACAGAGAAAACTAAATATGCGGCAGGATTGGCTTACACTAAAGATGAAGGTACTCTTGGTGGGGAAGTTTTTGATCGTTATAACATTAGAGGAAGTTTAAGTAGCGATCTTAATAAATGGTTGAATTTGAGTGTAAGTAACTATATTACTAATGCCCTTCAAAATTCTGCAAGTTGGGAAGGATTTAGAAGTGCTTACAGATTAAAGCCAATTGGGAGACCTTATAATGACGATGGCTCTTTAAGATTCTTTCCTACTGAAAAGGAAACTCAAATTACAAATCCACTATTTGAGCCAACTGGAGAAACCAAAGAAACAAAATATTTACAATACATTGGGGATATTGCATTGCAAATTAAACCTTTGGAAGGTTTGACATTTACTACTAAGTTCTCTCCAAATGTAAAATATACGAGATATGGTGAGTATCGCGCCTTATATTCAAAAAGTGTAACAGGTACTCCAGCCAACAGAAGAGCTCAAGTAAATAATTTTAATTATTTTTCTTATACTTGGGATAATATACTTAACTATAAATTTACTAAAGGCATACATGCTATCGATTTTACAGGTGTAATTTCTAGATTTAGCGAACGTTCAGAAGGGTACTATAATCAGGTTAGAAATTTCACCACAGATAGTTATTCATTCTATAATTTAGATGCTGGACTTGATATTAGAGATGTTTCAAGTGATTTTATTAAACAAACCTTAGAGTCTTATACAGGAAGATTAAATTATGCTTTAATGGATAAGTATTTATTTACTTTCACAGGAAGATATGATGGTGCCTCTATATTGGCAGAAGGCAACAAATGGGCATTTTTCCCATCTGCAGCTTTTGCTTGGAAATTAATTGATGAAGATTTCATGCAATCCCAAACAACATTCTCTAATGCGAAAGTGAGATTAAGTTATGGTAAGACAGGTAATAATGGTCAAGGTGGCGGATTAGGACCTTTAAGATCTCAATCATTACTTGCTAGTAGTGCTACTAACATAGGGGATGTTGCTGTTCCAACTTTATATGTGACAGATATTGCTAACAAAAATCTTAAATGGGAAAAAACAAGTGAGGTAAACCTCGGTCTTGATTTTGGGTTTTTAAATAACAAGATTAATGGTTCTGTTGATATATACAATAGAAAAAACAAGGATATTATATTTGAAAAGCCTATTCCAGCCGTTACTGGTCATGGAACTATTTTTGAAAACATAGGAGAGTCAACAAACAAAGGAATTGAGATTGCATTAAATACAGTGAATATTGATAAGGGTGATTTTAAATGGACCACTAATTTTACGTTTGCATCAAACAAGAATACTATTGATAAATTAAATGGAGAAGATATTCCTTTTAATGTAGGAGGTACAAATTTTATTCATCGAGTAGGCGAGCCTATAGGTGCTATTTACGACTATGTATTTGATGGAATTTGGCAACTTGATGAGGTTGCTGAGGCTGATGCTTATGAACAAAGGCCTGGTCAAGTAAGAGTAAAGGATCTAAATAATGATGGTGTAATAAATGATGATGACAAACAAGTTATTGGTCAAGCTACTCCAAAATGGACAGCAGGTGTTACTAGTACCATAAATTATAAAAACTTTGATTTTACATTCTTTATAAACACAAGTCAAGGGAATAAATTAATGAGTAATTTCCATTCAAATAACTCATTTCCTTATGATAATGACCCATCAAGACTTTTTAATGGTTATGATGTAGATTATTGGACACCAACTAATCCAATTAACAGCTGGTATCAACCAGGTAATGGAGGGCAATATCAACATGTTATTAAGTACAAAGATATTTCGAATACTAGAGTTGGTTTTATAACATTAGGTTATACACTTCCATCTAATATTTTAGATAAACTTAAAATTGAAGGTTTAAGAATTTATACAACCGTACAAAACCCGTTCATTATTACAGATTATGACGGATGGGATCCAGATAGTGCTGGTAGAAACTCTTGGGGAGCCTCTTATTTGTCTCGTACATATATGCTAGGACTTAATTTAAATTTTTAA
- a CDS encoding GH92 family glycosyl hydrolase, whose amino-acid sequence MKLSNNIVNGILTVSIILSFLVSCKEEIKPSIEKEFLSDKVYPFLDTENSRWFFFSSASRPFGMVNLSPDTQIGGDWGTGYRYNTDTIKGFSHIHAWQMSGLSVMPVTISHENKDHIFTDFFSSFNHQAETITPGYHSVELDRYQIKVALTSTKRVGFHQYSFPKNKEAGILFNLNTILGPCENVEGVLKQTGKSELSGKLVADPTHRRPKPLTIYFKVQLNVPVTALEEDAETGNYLINIENTEKAVLMKAGISYTSIENATNNIQQELPHWDFDKVVTESKTEWHTMLSRIQVEGGTNTDQKRFYTDLWHALQGRRTISDVNGAYPDNTGKTFRVGQLPLNADGKPKFNHYNSDSFWGAQWTINTLWGLVYPEIMEEFVHSLMQYYKDGGMIPRGPSGGNYTYVMTGASTTPFIVSAIQKGIIKEDLESIYIALKKNHMSGGIMGKAGYEHTTDLGGGLKYYLEKGYVPYPIPEGNFGLHQDGASQTLEYAYQDWTLAQLAKKLNHDEDYNYFMARSKNYKHVFDTNISWMRPKNVEGTWAENFDPYQYEHGFIESNAAQSTWFVPHDVDGLALLMGGKDKAIEKLNTQFETAKALKFTSGTSHDAELHPEYSRIPINFGNQPSIQTSFIFNQLGRPDLTQYWTRTVIKETFSGLAPSTGYNGDEDQGLMGSLNVLFKMGLFQMNGGTEENPAYQIGSPIFNKVTIQLHPKYYSGETFVIKAINNSDENIYVNKLKYNATTLPAYSISHKDITNGGELILEMSNQFINNL is encoded by the coding sequence ATGAAGTTAAGCAATAATATAGTTAATGGCATTTTAACGGTTAGTATCATACTTTCCTTTTTAGTTTCCTGTAAAGAGGAAATAAAACCTTCTATTGAGAAAGAATTTTTATCAGATAAAGTATATCCTTTTTTAGATACTGAAAACTCAAGATGGTTTTTCTTTTCGTCTGCTAGTCGTCCATTTGGAATGGTTAATTTAAGTCCGGATACGCAAATTGGAGGCGATTGGGGCACCGGGTATCGCTACAATACGGATACCATAAAAGGCTTCAGTCATATTCATGCTTGGCAAATGTCTGGTTTGTCGGTAATGCCTGTAACCATTTCCCATGAAAACAAAGATCATATTTTTACTGATTTTTTCTCAAGCTTTAATCATCAAGCAGAAACAATAACGCCAGGATATCATTCAGTAGAGTTAGATAGGTATCAAATTAAGGTCGCATTAACAAGTACAAAACGAGTTGGGTTTCACCAATATTCGTTTCCAAAAAATAAAGAGGCAGGTATCCTCTTCAACTTAAATACCATATTGGGACCCTGTGAAAATGTAGAGGGCGTACTAAAGCAAACGGGGAAAAGCGAGTTGTCGGGTAAATTAGTAGCAGATCCAACGCACAGACGTCCTAAACCATTAACCATATATTTTAAAGTACAACTAAATGTTCCTGTGACAGCTTTGGAAGAAGATGCTGAAACAGGAAATTATTTAATCAACATAGAAAATACAGAGAAAGCTGTTTTAATGAAGGCTGGGATTTCTTATACTTCAATAGAAAACGCAACTAATAATATTCAGCAAGAATTACCCCATTGGGATTTTGATAAAGTAGTCACGGAATCGAAAACCGAATGGCATACGATGTTATCAAGAATTCAAGTGGAAGGAGGAACCAATACAGACCAAAAACGATTCTATACCGATTTATGGCACGCCTTACAAGGCAGAAGAACCATTAGTGATGTTAATGGCGCCTACCCAGATAATACGGGAAAAACTTTTAGGGTTGGCCAGTTGCCATTGAATGCAGATGGTAAACCTAAATTCAACCATTACAATTCCGATTCATTTTGGGGCGCACAATGGACTATCAATACGCTTTGGGGATTGGTGTATCCAGAAATTATGGAAGAGTTTGTACATTCCTTAATGCAATATTATAAAGATGGCGGTATGATTCCCCGGGGGCCTTCTGGTGGTAATTATACTTATGTAATGACAGGAGCTTCCACAACACCATTTATCGTAAGTGCTATTCAAAAAGGAATCATAAAAGAAGATTTAGAATCTATTTATATCGCACTCAAAAAAAACCACATGTCTGGCGGTATTATGGGAAAAGCCGGTTACGAGCATACTACGGATCTAGGAGGCGGTTTAAAATATTATTTAGAAAAAGGCTATGTGCCTTATCCTATTCCTGAAGGGAATTTTGGATTGCATCAAGATGGTGCCAGCCAAACCTTGGAATATGCTTATCAAGATTGGACATTGGCGCAATTGGCTAAAAAATTAAATCATGATGAAGATTACAATTATTTTATGGCTAGATCCAAAAATTATAAACATGTGTTTGATACCAATATAAGTTGGATGCGACCTAAAAATGTTGAAGGGACATGGGCCGAAAACTTTGACCCTTATCAATACGAACACGGATTTATAGAATCAAATGCGGCACAATCTACTTGGTTTGTACCACATGATGTTGATGGTTTAGCACTATTGATGGGCGGAAAAGACAAAGCTATTGAAAAATTAAATACGCAATTTGAAACAGCCAAAGCATTAAAGTTTACTTCAGGGACATCACATGATGCCGAATTACATCCAGAATATAGCCGCATTCCAATCAATTTTGGGAATCAACCTTCCATACAAACCTCATTTATTTTTAACCAATTAGGTAGGCCAGATTTAACACAATATTGGACAAGGACTGTGATTAAAGAAACGTTTAGTGGTTTGGCTCCAAGCACAGGCTATAACGGCGATGAAGACCAAGGCTTAATGGGTAGTTTGAATGTGTTGTTTAAAATGGGCTTATTTCAAATGAATGGTGGAACGGAAGAAAATCCAGCATATCAAATAGGAAGTCCTATTTTTAATAAAGTTACCATACAGTTACATCCAAAGTATTATTCAGGTGAAACATTTGTTATTAAGGCAATAAATAATAGCGATGAAAATATTTATGTAAACAAGCTTAAATATAATGCTACTACTTTGCCTGCTTATAGTATTTCTCATAAAGATATTACAAATGGAGGAGAGTTAATTTTAGAAATGTCAAACCAGTTTATAAATAATTTATAA
- a CDS encoding RagB/SusD family nutrient uptake outer membrane protein, translating to MKYINYKIIVILLTASVFSTSCDSYLEEENKSSITIETASSDPETFNQLVASVYERARETTTRYRSDMYYTLEDLGTDIVTRRSTITGADEINDYVNMNSNTWAISVYWANQYSIIAAANTAIDNADNIDGLTDSEKALGIAESKFFRAWSYFNLVENYGGVPLVLNQVATAETNYPRETEEAVYVQIIQDLRDALVSVNETPSAYGRISKDAVRHLLSKVLLTRGYKSFGSSSDFTEAASLAETVIANHSLVPSFASLVDIGNQRNSEVIFSYLFGSNSVSRGWGNSKHMMYKFRFYDYPGLEKTVQGLGGMPTPFYYSLFEDNDERATATFTRVNYATEDYVGYENGTPVNVVAGDTAIYFPKTVWSQAEIDAKRYKVINPGTYFQNNGVTNTHFPMFTKFDDPTIPFTQPDQSSQGERDMVMMRSGEAYLIAAEAYLQLNNTTDAAARLTTLRSRAGLTTAVDPGDVDIDFILDERARELTGEVNRWMDLKRTDKLIERTLAHNPHAALNNALQEKHLLRPIPQNEIDASANSITQNPDY from the coding sequence ATGAAATATATAAATTATAAAATAATTGTTATACTGCTTACAGCAAGTGTATTTAGCACTAGTTGCGACAGTTATTTAGAAGAAGAAAATAAGTCTTCTATAACTATAGAGACGGCCAGTTCTGATCCAGAGACTTTTAATCAATTGGTTGCCTCGGTATATGAAAGAGCTAGAGAAACAACAACACGTTATCGTTCTGATATGTACTATACTTTAGAAGATTTAGGTACTGATATTGTAACTAGAAGATCAACAATTACAGGTGCCGATGAAATTAATGATTACGTGAATATGAATTCTAACACTTGGGCTATTTCGGTGTATTGGGCGAATCAGTATAGTATTATTGCAGCAGCAAATACAGCTATAGATAATGCTGATAATATAGATGGCCTTACTGATAGTGAAAAAGCTTTAGGAATAGCAGAATCTAAATTTTTTAGAGCATGGAGCTACTTTAATTTAGTAGAAAATTATGGTGGTGTTCCTTTAGTTTTAAATCAAGTTGCAACTGCAGAAACCAACTATCCTCGTGAGACAGAAGAAGCCGTTTATGTACAAATCATCCAAGATTTAAGGGACGCATTAGTGTCAGTAAATGAAACTCCAAGTGCTTACGGTAGGATATCTAAAGATGCTGTAAGACACTTATTATCTAAAGTATTACTAACAAGAGGCTACAAATCTTTTGGTTCATCATCAGATTTTACTGAAGCTGCATCTTTAGCAGAGACAGTTATAGCTAATCATTCTTTAGTGCCTTCATTTGCATCATTGGTAGATATAGGTAATCAAAGAAATTCTGAAGTAATTTTCTCTTATTTATTTGGAAGTAATTCAGTAAGTAGAGGTTGGGGTAACTCTAAACACATGATGTACAAATTTAGATTTTATGACTATCCAGGTTTAGAAAAAACAGTACAAGGATTAGGTGGTATGCCAACGCCTTTTTATTATTCACTTTTTGAAGATAATGATGAAAGAGCAACCGCTACTTTCACAAGAGTTAATTATGCAACAGAAGACTATGTAGGTTACGAAAATGGTACACCTGTAAATGTTGTTGCTGGTGATACAGCAATATATTTCCCTAAAACCGTATGGTCACAAGCAGAGATTGATGCAAAACGCTATAAGGTAATTAATCCAGGTACTTATTTTCAAAATAACGGTGTAACGAATACGCATTTCCCAATGTTCACTAAGTTTGATGATCCAACCATACCATTTACACAACCAGATCAGTCTTCACAAGGAGAAAGGGATATGGTTATGATGAGATCTGGTGAAGCTTACTTAATCGCAGCAGAGGCTTACTTACAGTTAAATAATACTACAGATGCAGCAGCACGTCTTACTACACTAAGATCTCGGGCAGGGTTAACTACAGCTGTAGACCCTGGAGATGTTGATATAGATTTTATCTTAGACGAAAGAGCTAGGGAATTAACAGGAGAAGTAAATAGGTGGATGGATTTAAAAAGAACAGATAAGTTAATAGAGCGTACTTTAGCACATAACCCGCATGCAGCTTTAAATAATGCGCTTCAAGAAAAGCATCTTTTAAGACCAATACCTCAAAATGAAATTGATGCATCAGCTAATAGTATTACACAAAATCCTGACTATTAA
- the nagB gene encoding glucosamine-6-phosphate deaminase, translated as MLKSGIDKATSFEKRFENIETIVFENSTEASKSVAKEIADLIRVKQSQKQPCILGLATGSSPKGLYAELVRLHKEENLSFKNVISFNLDEYYPMEPDSINSYVRFMKEQLFNHVDILPENFHIPDGLLLKEDIAEYCNVYEAKIEALGGIDLQILGIGGNGHIGFNESGSLQNSKTRLVALDHITRVAASNDFSGLENTPRTAITLGIKKIMEAKRVILMAWGEGKSNIIKASVEGTVTNLVPASFLQEHNNATFVLDKSAASKLTRIDTPWLVEKVDWTDSLIKKAVLGLALHLKKPILMLTDADYIENGMSDLLADSGPAYDINIQIFNKLQNTITGWPGGKPNADDSKRPERAEPAKKRVLIFSPHPDDDIISMGGTFKRLQEQGHEVHVGYQTSGNIAVADDEALRFASFVCDYNNRFGIENKKAEDIYKKAITFLKNKKASEIDIEEVRYIKGLIRKGEAQSTCYFVGLPDSQIHFMELPFYETGSIEKKPLGEKDIQITMDLIEKIKPHQIYAAGDLADPHGTHKVCLDAIFEAVKRLKPKKFMNDCWVWLYRGAWQEWSIDEIEMAVPMGPDQVLEKRKGIFKHQSQKDGVVFQGADSREFWQRAEDRNKETADIYHQLGLSHYAAMEAFVKWVY; from the coding sequence ATGTTAAAGAGTGGTATAGATAAAGCAACAAGTTTTGAAAAACGATTTGAAAATATAGAAACGATAGTTTTTGAAAACTCAACAGAAGCCTCCAAATCTGTTGCCAAAGAAATAGCAGATTTAATAAGAGTAAAACAAAGCCAAAAACAGCCTTGTATATTAGGTCTGGCAACAGGTTCTTCACCAAAGGGTTTGTATGCGGAATTGGTTAGATTGCATAAAGAAGAAAATCTTAGTTTTAAAAATGTTATATCCTTTAATCTGGATGAATATTATCCTATGGAGCCAGACTCCATAAATAGTTATGTCCGTTTTATGAAGGAACAGCTATTTAACCATGTAGATATATTACCGGAAAATTTTCATATACCAGATGGCTTGCTTTTAAAAGAAGACATAGCGGAATATTGCAACGTCTATGAAGCAAAAATAGAAGCTTTAGGCGGGATTGATTTGCAAATTCTAGGTATTGGTGGTAATGGTCATATTGGGTTTAATGAATCGGGTTCTCTTCAAAACTCTAAAACTAGATTGGTAGCTTTAGATCATATTACAAGAGTAGCGGCTAGTAATGATTTTTCTGGGTTGGAGAACACGCCAAGAACCGCGATTACTCTAGGTATAAAAAAAATAATGGAAGCCAAACGGGTTATATTAATGGCTTGGGGAGAAGGAAAATCAAATATTATAAAAGCTTCGGTAGAAGGAACGGTCACTAATTTGGTGCCAGCTTCTTTTTTACAAGAACATAACAATGCCACATTTGTATTGGATAAATCTGCAGCATCGAAATTAACGCGTATCGATACACCTTGGTTGGTTGAAAAAGTTGACTGGACAGATAGCCTGATAAAAAAAGCAGTATTAGGGTTAGCTCTGCATTTAAAAAAACCTATTTTGATGCTTACCGATGCCGATTATATTGAGAATGGGATGAGCGATTTACTGGCTGATTCAGGGCCAGCTTATGATATTAACATTCAAATATTCAATAAACTTCAAAACACCATTACAGGTTGGCCAGGAGGAAAACCGAATGCCGATGATAGTAAACGACCAGAACGTGCCGAACCTGCAAAAAAGCGTGTGCTTATTTTTAGTCCGCATCCAGATGATGACATTATTAGCATGGGTGGCACTTTTAAGCGTCTACAAGAACAGGGGCATGAAGTACATGTAGGCTATCAAACTTCGGGCAACATAGCCGTAGCAGATGACGAAGCATTAAGGTTTGCAAGTTTTGTGTGTGACTATAATAATAGGTTTGGAATAGAAAATAAAAAGGCAGAAGACATCTATAAAAAAGCAATTACATTTCTTAAAAATAAAAAGGCAAGTGAAATAGATATTGAAGAAGTAAGATATATAAAAGGTTTAATAAGAAAAGGAGAAGCCCAATCGACCTGCTATTTTGTTGGTTTACCAGACAGTCAAATTCATTTTATGGAGCTTCCTTTTTATGAAACAGGAAGTATTGAGAAAAAACCATTAGGAGAAAAAGATATCCAGATTACCATGGATTTGATAGAGAAAATAAAGCCTCACCAAATTTATGCAGCAGGAGACTTAGCAGATCCACACGGCACCCACAAAGTATGTCTTGATGCCATTTTTGAGGCTGTAAAACGATTGAAACCTAAGAAGTTTATGAACGATTGTTGGGTTTGGCTATACAGAGGCGCATGGCAAGAATGGAGTATTGATGAAATTGAAATGGCGGTACCCATGGGACCGGACCAAGTGCTTGAAAAACGTAAGGGGATATTTAAGCACCAATCACAAAAGGACGGTGTGGTATTTCAAGGTGCAGATAGCAGAGAGTTCTGGCAACGTGCAGAAGACAGAAATAAAGAAACAGCTGATATATACCATCAATTAGGATTGTCACATTATGCTGCCATGGAAGCTTTTGTAAAATGGGTGTATTAG